ATCCTATCTTGAGGCAACCGTAGAATACACATCGAAGGAACAGTGGAACATCACAAGAAGAGTGCTGGAAGAATTCATAGCCGAATGGTCTGTGAGAACGGACAAAACTCTTATGTGGCAGGAAGATTCAAAATTAAACTTCGGAGTACTGATAAACATTAAAGGAATAGTTGAATTACATTATGTGAGTGTGAACCTCGAAACAAGTTCAGGAGGAGGGTGATATGAGCCTCTACAAGAAGAGATCTTCCAGAAAGGAATTCAAGGAGGCCGGCGACATAGCCACACTGGTCGCAGGGATAATAATCGCCTCCATAATACTCGCCCTCCTAGTCAGGATCCAGAGGGGCCTCCTAGGAATAGTCTTAGGAGGAATAGCCTCCATCCTAGCAATATACTGGATCCTAGAGCTGAAGAAGACATTGACTGGAGACCTGAAACTGAAGGTTAAGGATACTAAAGGATGGAACTCAGACATAATCGAAGACGCAAACGAGATTCTCATCGTAGGCAACGTCCCAGGCCCAGAAGACAAGATAGAGATCCATCTACATGAAGACTTCCTCGAAGTGAAGGCTGGAAGAGGGTTCCATGAACTGGTGAAGTTACCTTCGAAGGTCATAGGATTCACCAGAGCATACAATAACGGCGTTCTAGAGATAAGGCTGAAAAAAGCCCAACCGCAAACATGAAAAACAAGAATTGCCGCGGATACTGAATGAGCGGTGGGTGAAAGTATCCGGAATAAACCTATAACAGTCATGGTGACATGTCCGGACGAAGAGACAGCGACGAAGATAGCTAGATCCCTAACTGTAAAGAGACTCGCCGCATGTATCAACATAACACCTAAAATAAAGAGCATATACCGTTGGGAAGGGAAGATTGAAGAGGCCGATGAGCATCTCCTGATAATAAAGTCTAAACGGAGACTATTGAAGAAGATTATTGAAGATGTTAAGGCCAATCATCCGTACAAGATTCCAGAGGTGATCAGCCTACAAATAGACGGGGGCTCAAAAGACTATATAGACTGGATCATTAAAGAAACTTCCTGATATGCCGGTTCAAACGTGAGACAGCATTGAGCATAATGATCAGGAGAAGAGATCTGGAGAAGATAATTAGACACTCCAACGAAACATACCCTTCCGAGTCTTGCGGAATACTTTTGGGTATAAGAGACGGCGAATTCAAGAAGATTCAAATGGTATGTCCAACAAGAAACATTTTGAACTCAAAGGACGCCTATGAGATAGACCCTAAGGAGCAACTCGAAGTCTACATGATGGCAGATGAGCATTCCATGGAGGTTCTGGGTTACTATCACAGCCATCCAGACTGGCCTGCGCAACCATCCAATACAGATAAGGCGAAGGCAAACCAGCCTGGATGCTCCTACATCATCCATTCAAACCTTACAGGTGAGACCAGATCATACGTCTGGGAAGGTAGAGACTTCAAGCCTGAAGAGCTAAAAATCACAGATGACTAACATTCTCCCGCAACTGCTCAACCATACTAGGAAGTTGAACATCCACTATTGGCAAAATCAGGTCTGTGAGTCTTCATCAACGTTTAAAAAGAAGTTGCCATTCTTTCCATTGGCCCAACCATTGACCGAAGGGAGCCATTATGGAAACTATTAGGAAATTGGAGGTTGAGAAGCTGCAGACTCATCCTATAACAGTCCCCGCAGACTACAATATATCGAAGGTTATAGGTGTTCTGAGGGATCTGGAGGCATATGAGGCCTTCACGTTTGAGGACGGCAAAGTTGGAATGGTGACTATCAGAGACATATTGAGGGTTTCGAATCCGTTAAGTACAAAAGCATCCACAATTGCAAAGTATCCGGCCAGACTATCACCTTCAACAACCCTGACCAAGGCTGCAAGGATCATGACCGATTATAGGTTGAGGGCTCTACCCATAGTTGAGGACAATGAGCTTGTAGGAGCCGTCACAGCGAAGAGTATTATGGAGACCTTGGCCAAGTCAGGCTCCCTAAACTTCAAGATAAAATCTCTGGCGTCAAGTAGCCTCATCAAACTAGAATCTTTAGATCTTGCATCAAAGGCTAGGAACCTCATGGTTGATAAGAGGATCGACCACCTACCTGTCTCTGAGAACCATCATATCGCAGGGGTTGTGACTTCAAGCCAGATAGTCTATCTTCTGGCTCCTAAAGAGAGGGTTGGGAGCGACTCTCTCGGCCTGGAGGGTCAGAGCAACCTAAACGTCCAAGTCAAGGCCCTGATGGATACGACCCCAATACATTCACCAGCTGAAGATGATGCCTCAAACGTTCTGAGGGAGATGTTGAGGATGGGCAAGACCTACTCTCTCATCACTGTCCTGGACATGGTTGAGGGTATAGTCACCCCAAGAGACTTCGTCAAACTGCTCGCTGAGCCTGAGGCGAAGCCTGAGATACCAGTATATATCGTAGGGTTACCAGACGACCCTTTCGAGGCTGAGACTGCAAAATCAAAATTCATAAAAGTAATCGGAAGACTCAAAAGAGCATTCCCTGAGATTGAGGAGGCCCGCTCAATAATAAAGACACCCGAATCCATGATGAGTAAGGATAGGAGAAGGTATGAGGTCGACGTCGCCATAAAGACACCTGGAGGAATCTTAAACTACACCCATGCAGGATGGGAGTTGCCGAGCATATATGATGAGTTGGCGACGAGACTCAAGAGGATGCTCACCCAGAAACAGAAGCCTTCAAAAAGATATTTGAGGCCCGGATACAGATCGAAGAGGAGACGATAACAAGATCTCTCCAGAAACATTTCTTACCAGCACGTCATGCTGAGATAGACGGGTTAACTGGATCATTTAAGATGCTCGTAACCTTTAGGCTCGACATCCAAAACTTTACCTTCAACCTTCAAAACGATCTTCCCAACATCACCAGTAACCCTCCCTATAGGCATAAGTGGGATCCTCCTCCTAGCCCTCTCAAACATTCTAGGACTCAAGGTTACGACCAGCTCATACTCCTCACCGCCGTAAAGGGTCAAGTCGACATGGTCCATATCATTCTCAAGAGCGAACCTCTCCACATCCCCATCGACTGGTAGCCTATCTATCTCGAAGCCGACACCACTTGCCATCGCCAGTTCATAGAGGCTCCATGCCAACCCATCACTTGAATCTATCGAGGATGTCAAGAACTTTTTTGAGGCCAAGGTGACCCCCTCAACCAGCCTGGCCTTCGGCATGTATACGGCCTCCAGAGCCCTAACCCTAAGATCCTGAGGTACCTCCAAACCTTCCTTAACAATCTTCAGACCCAGAGAGGTCAGACCGAAAGGGCCCGTCACAGCTACGACATCACCATCTCTGGCGGTGTCACGCCTCACAAGAATCTTCTCTCTACAAATGCCGAAGGCACATATATCTATAGTTAAGCCTTCAGTCTCATTAGTGTCGCCGCCGATGATGTAGGCACCATACTCTTTGGCAGCCGCATTCAGGCCTGAACCGATCTGGCGGATCTCATCCTCACCCAGACCCTTAGGCAACCCCAAGGAGACGAGTATAACTCTGGGTCTAACACCTTTCGCCGCGAAGTCGCTCACACTCGATACAACAGCCTTCCTGGAGGCCTGCCACAAACTCATACCGGAGGGGACATCAGTTGTTCCAACTAGCATGTCACACTTCAAGACACCGAGTTTACCTCTGCCTAGACGGACTGCAGCTACGTCTTCTCCGAAAGGCAGAGGGTTACCCCTCATCCTGTCCTGGAGTCCAGTGATCAACTCAATTATCTTCCTCTCACCCAAACCTGCACTCGGCACGCTCAATTCTAGAGAACCCCTGCAGGATCTGAATATGATGATCCTAATCCTTATCAATATCGCTCTCCAATGATTCTTAGGCCCCGGAGCTCACAGCCCCGGTTCCAAAAAATTTGGCGCTGGAGGGAGAGCTCAGTACGGTAGAGCGACGGCTTCGTAAGCCGTAAGTCCTGGGATCGAAGCCCAGCCGGGGCTCCATACCATCTGAAGCCCTTACACTTAATGAAATAAGCACAAGTTACACATATTCGTGAAGGGAGGTCCTCGATACCTATATCAATTAGCTGCCTCCTGGACATCGCATTCAGAGAGCTGACGACCCAAGAGGAGATAATCTCAAATTCCCACTTCGACCGGCAGGCTTATTTTTCAATGTCCAAACTTCTCTCTTGGTGGGAGGATTGTCCTCGGAGCCAGAGAGGTTCACTACTATTCTGGAGAGATCTGATGGCTACAGATTCAATGTGAGATTCGACTCCCCAGATCTTCCGGAGATGATTATGGATGAGCCAAAGCCTTTAGGGGAGGGTTCAGGCCCAAACGCTTCACGCTTGCTCTCAGCAGCTGTCGGCCACTGTCTCAGCGCGAGTCTGCTGTTCTGCCTCTCAAAGGCTAGGTTGAACATAGAAGGGGTCGAAACGACTGTTGAGGTCTCATTCCGAAGAAATGAGAAGGGCCGCCTCAGGATCGGTTCGCTAAAAGTACACCTTAATTTATCCATTCGAAGGGAGGAGGTCGAAAGATTGAAGCGATGCCTTGAATTATTCGAAGATTTCTGTGTCGTCACTCAGAGCGTAAGGCAAGGAATCCCTGTGAGTGTAGATGTCACTACAAGAGATGAGAAACGTTCTTAGTCTCGTGTATCACACGACACCTTCAAAAATACTTTAGACCTTAGTCCGCGTGCTTTTGATAGATATGTCGTAAGTATTTGTATCCTGCGGTTCAGTTTCCGTATGAGCTATTAAGATTGAATGTTCACACCGGCAATTCTTGTATGTACGAAAGTGAATTTTCTGAGAGTATAACTTTATCTGTTCTCCCGTTCAACTCTAGGCAGGCATAGTTTTAATCATGATATTTCGTTGTGCATGTGTTCAAAATTTGATATGGGTTCTGAGTGATGATGGCTGTAACATGGCGATAGAAGAATGGCGAGTCGAACCTAAACACCCGCTCGTACCTGGCCTCGCTACCATCTGCCAACAAGTCTGTCAAATAACAAATTGTAGGAATAATCGAATAAATTCTAGAACGGATTGAAGATCCCAACAAATTCTACGAGGAAGATCGCATAGATTATGAGGAGGATTATGCTCTCCTTCGGTCCCAACTTCCTACGTGAGAGGAAGTACCAGAGGAATAGGTTGGATATCAGCGAGAAGAACACGAGATCAAAATATGCGTCTATTTTTATTGTGATTCTTGAGAAGATAAAGAACAGCCCAAGTATTATGGTTAGGTTTGCGAAGCAGCTCCCTATGGCGTTTGACAGAGCAAAGTCTATCCGATTTCTCTGTATGGACTTCAAAGATATTGCCAGTTCAGGGAGGCTCGTTCCGACTGCTACTATCGTTGCACCGACGAAGGTTCCTGAAAGAGAGAAGGCTGCGGCCAGGTTTGATGCGCTAATGACTATAGCGTAGCCGCTTAGGATTGCCCCGGCTATTCCCACAGTTACCCAGACAACTCCTTTGATCAGATTCCATTTTGTTCTATGCGTCAAGCCGTTTGATGGGTGATTGTCGATTCCGGATCTGGAGAGATGGTAGCTATAGATGATAAACATGGCGATGAGAGCGACACCGATAATGGGCATGTATTTGGCGCTCCGTATCATGAAAAGTGGGAGCACTGAAGAGATGAACAAACCAAAGAATAGGCTTGGATACTCATGTTCTGGAAGAGTCAAGCGGCATTCCGAGATTTCAGTTTTTGATAGGCAACCGTAGAGGATAGGTATACCCACGATCAAACACACGTTCGCAATATTCGATCCAAAGACGTTCCCAATGGCTAGACCTGCTTCATTTTCGATCGCTGCAAACAGTGAGACGGATGCCTCAGGCAGCGATGTTGAAAGTGCAACGAAGATGAATCCTATGCTACTGTACCGGACCCTAGTAGATCTAGAAATATCATAGGCTCCAGTAATCACGGCATAACTAGACCGATCAAGGAGCATCAAGAATATGAAAAGAATTACAACATTAATCACAATATGGAAAGGATCCATTTTCTTAGAGAAATTTCTCTATATCTATTAAAGATTATTCTGAAATCTTCCTCGAAACATGTGCAAACATAGATGCAAAGCGGAATGTATAATCATGGCAGAAAGCTCTGTATACGAGATATACACAATAGCCCAGATGACTAGCTGAATCAATTAAAACTGGTTGGACAGATACTGGAATTGCAAATTCAAGGTCTTAGAGGCCGTATGGTTCACAAATATCCCTGGACGATCAATAGCCGATTCGCAAGAGCATCTCGATTACGCAAGTGGAACTTTATATCTTCTCGATGAAACTAATCTGTATATGCTCTAACCCTAGAGAGCCTCACAAAACACATGAGTCAACTCGACAGGGGCAATCCCCTGGAGATAAACCCCAGAGCTTGACATGATGGAGCCCCAGTTCCAATCCTGCGATCTGTGACATGGCAAATTTAATAACATGAAATTTATTAAATACCGATGCTAATAAGAGATTTCAATCCGCTAATTTCCGATTCATGTTTAGTCCTCAGAAGTGGTTAAGTCGAAGGGCCATGTTCGATGAAAATATTAGAAAGACAGTTTTGACTGCTCAAAGGAACGAGTTAACTGAGCATATCATTTACGATAGACTATCAAGCTCAATAAAGGACCCCCATAATAAGAATGTTTTAAAACAGATTTCGAAGGATGAGCTCGATCACTATTTTTTCTGGAAAAAATATTCCAAGGAGGGCGTCAAGCCTGATCGGCTAAAGATCTTAAAGTATTTGCTCATTGCCAAAATTTTCGGGTTTACGTTCGGAATAAAACTTATGGAAAGAGGGGAGGATCAAGCTCAGGTTACTTACGACAAGATTTCAAAATATATCCCAGAAGCTAAAGATATTGTTGCAAATGAGGATGAGCATGAGAAACAGCTCATAAACATGATTGATGAGGAGAGGCTCAGATATATCGGTTCAACTGTTCGAGGGTTGAATGATGCGCTCGTGGAACTTACTGGCGCGATTGCAGGATTCACCTTTGCCCTCCAGGATCCAAGATTGGTCGCAATGGTGGGTTCTATCACAGGAGTAGCAGCCTCCCTCTCGATGGCAGCTTCAGAATATCTGGCAACCAAATCTGAGGGATCCAAACTTGACCCTGTCAAAGCATCCTTCTATACATGTTCAGCCTATCTCCTCACCGTCATCTTCCTGATCTATCCGTACCTCATCCTCTCCAACATCTACCTCTCACTCGCATTGACGGTCCTCAACGCACTCATAGTGATTTTCATATTCACATTTTACATATCTGTTGCCAAGGACGTACCTTTAAAGTCGAGATTCGTCGAGATGGCATTTATCAGTCTCGGAATAGCGACCTTATCCTTTATCATAGGACTCTTAATGAGAACCGTCTTAATAGAAATATAAAAACACTTACGATCTCTATCCTTTAAGGAATGAAAAATGCCAGTTATGGGGGCCTCCTATTCTGGAGGTGCTTGAGACGACAGATTCGTCTATCGAATCTTTTAAAGTGTTTAATAGGCCGCCCTATAGGTACCTCAGAGATTCTTATCTCTATCCGAAGTGTGTGTAAGAATTTTGCTCTATGATGGATAATTTCAGATTTTTCCGACATATTTATAAATGTAAGATAATTTCATATCGTTGGATGGTAATCTTTGGTTGAAACAGTTACAGTATCCTCGAAAGGCCAAGTTACCATACCATCAAAGTTAAGAAGAGAACTTGGCATAAATGAGGGCGAGAGACTCCTGATTATGCGTGACGGAAAAGCAATAAAAGTCATCCCTTTACCCAAACTTTCAAGTTTAGCCGGTGTAGATGAAGAATTATTCAGAGGCAGGAAACCCTCAAGGGAGATAGAGACCATGAGAAAGGAGTGGACAAGAGAATTTGAGGAAAAAATCAGCCAAACCTAAGATAATCCTAGATACGAAGCCCCTAATCAAAATGTTCGCAAAGGAGGAAGGTTGGGAAGACGTCCAGAAGATTGCGTTCAAGATAGAATCTGATGAAGTAGATGCGGCAATAAGCGTAGTAACATTGACAGAGATCTACTATAAGTACTTGCAGGAGAACAGCCCCGACTTGGCCGAGACTAGAATTGAAAATTTAAGAAACGCCA
The DNA window shown above is from Candidatus Bathyarchaeota archaeon and carries:
- a CDS encoding divalent-cation tolerance protein CutA, producing the protein MVTCPDEETATKIARSLTVKRLAACINITPKIKSIYRWEGKIEEADEHLLIIKSKRRLLKKIIEDVKANHPYKIPEVISLQIDGGSKDYIDWIIKETS
- a CDS encoding M67 family metallopeptidase, which codes for MIRRRDLEKIIRHSNETYPSESCGILLGIRDGEFKKIQMVCPTRNILNSKDAYEIDPKEQLEVYMMADEHSMEVLGYYHSHPDWPAQPSNTDKAKANQPGCSYIIHSNLTGETRSYVWEGRDFKPEELKITDD
- a CDS encoding CBS domain-containing protein encodes the protein METIRKLEVEKLQTHPITVPADYNISKVIGVLRDLEAYEAFTFEDGKVGMVTIRDILRVSNPLSTKASTIAKYPARLSPSTTLTKAARIMTDYRLRALPIVEDNELVGAVTAKSIMETLAKSGSLNFKIKSLASSSLIKLESLDLASKARNLMVDKRIDHLPVSENHHIAGVVTSSQIVYLLAPKERVGSDSLGLEGQSNLNVQVKALMDTTPIHSPAEDDASNVLREMLRMGKTYSLITVLDMVEGIVTPRDFVKLLAEPEAKPEIPVYIVGLPDDPFEAETAKSKFIKVIGRLKRAFPEIEEARSIIKTPESMMSKDRRRYEVDVAIKTPGGILNYTHAGWELPSIYDELATRLKRMLTQKQKPSKRYLRPGYRSKRRR
- the thiL gene encoding thiamine-phosphate kinase, whose product is MSVPSAGLGERKIIELITGLQDRMRGNPLPFGEDVAAVRLGRGKLGVLKCDMLVGTTDVPSGMSLWQASRKAVVSSVSDFAAKGVRPRVILVSLGLPKGLGEDEIRQIGSGLNAAAKEYGAYIIGGDTNETEGLTIDICAFGICREKILVRRDTARDGDVVAVTGPFGLTSLGLKIVKEGLEVPQDLRVRALEAVYMPKARLVEGVTLASKKFLTSSIDSSDGLAWSLYELAMASGVGFEIDRLPVDGDVERFALENDMDHVDLTLYGGEEYELVVTLSPRMFERARRRIPLMPIGRVTGDVGKIVLKVEGKVLDVEPKGYEHLK
- a CDS encoding OsmC family protein is translated as MIMDEPKPLGEGSGPNASRLLSAAVGHCLSASLLFCLSKARLNIEGVETTVEVSFRRNEKGRLRIGSLKVHLNLSIRREEVERLKRCLELFEDFCVVTQSVRQGIPVSVDVTTRDEKRS
- a CDS encoding sodium:calcium antiporter, with the translated sequence MDPFHIVINVVILFIFLMLLDRSSYAVITGAYDISRSTRVRYSSIGFIFVALSTSLPEASVSLFAAIENEAGLAIGNVFGSNIANVCLIVGIPILYGCLSKTEISECRLTLPEHEYPSLFFGLFISSVLPLFMIRSAKYMPIIGVALIAMFIIYSYHLSRSGIDNHPSNGLTHRTKWNLIKGVVWVTVGIAGAILSGYAIVISASNLAAAFSLSGTFVGATIVAVGTSLPELAISLKSIQRNRIDFALSNAIGSCFANLTIILGLFFIFSRITIKIDAYFDLVFFSLISNLFLWYFLSRRKLGPKESIILLIIYAIFLVEFVGIFNPF
- a CDS encoding VIT1/CCC1 transporter family protein, translating into MFDENIRKTVLTAQRNELTEHIIYDRLSSSIKDPHNKNVLKQISKDELDHYFFWKKYSKEGVKPDRLKILKYLLIAKIFGFTFGIKLMERGEDQAQVTYDKISKYIPEAKDIVANEDEHEKQLINMIDEERLRYIGSTVRGLNDALVELTGAIAGFTFALQDPRLVAMVGSITGVAASLSMAASEYLATKSEGSKLDPVKASFYTCSAYLLTVIFLIYPYLILSNIYLSLALTVLNALIVIFIFTFYISVAKDVPLKSRFVEMAFISLGIATLSFIIGLLMRTVLIEI
- a CDS encoding AbrB/MazE/SpoVT family DNA-binding domain-containing protein encodes the protein MVETVTVSSKGQVTIPSKLRRELGINEGERLLIMRDGKAIKVIPLPKLSSLAGVDEELFRGRKPSREIETMRKEWTREFEEKISQT
- a CDS encoding PIN domain-containing protein, translated to MRKKSAKPKIILDTKPLIKMFAKEEGWEDVQKIAFKIESDEVDAAISVVTLTEIYYKYLQENSPDLAETRIENLRNAIYLRKYEVDEEVAVKAGEFKGKYDISIADAFIAATAYLEKSTVISDDEDFRKISEIETLTESEFINSQR